TCAGTTGAGTTGATGGCTTGGTTCTCTCAATGGGTGTTGGAAACATAACTAACCGCCCTTCTCATCTTTATAGAGTCTGTAAAGTATCATGGCAATATAAATCATCATAATTAACAACAAAACAACGGCAATAGCAGCGCCATATCCCATTCGAAATCCATATTCTGAGAAAGCCTTCTCATACATATAGTAAGCAAGAACCCTACTGGATCCCCACGGGCCACCACCAGTCATAATATCAATTAAATCAAATGACCTTAATGCGCCTATTATTGTTACAACAACTGCAATAAAGGTTGCAGGTTTGAGCTGCGGTAATATGACGTACCACAACATTCTCCAGCCTCTCGCGTTATCGATTCGACCGGCCTCAATTTGTTCTGGATCAACAGAGTTTAGACCCGTTAAGTAGAGAATCATACAATATGCTGTTTGAGGCCATAAACCGGCAGCAATAATGCCGTAAGTCACATAATCCTCTTCAGCAAGAATAGCGATGGTGTCAAAACCAAAAAATTCTAAGATAATATTTAAAAGGCCATTTGAAGGGTCATAAAACCAACTAAAAACTAATCCAACAACTACCTGAGAAATAACAAATGGAAAGAAGAATATAGATTTATAGATTCTAATGCCTCTGACTGTTTGATTAAGAAATAAGGCTGCAAAAAGGCCTGCAGGAACCGCTAATAAGTATAAAACAAGCCAAATAACGTTATTTTTTAATGAAACAAAAAAGTACTCATCATCCATCAACTCAATATAGTTTTCAACACCAATATAGGTCTTTGTTCCAAGGCCATTCCATTGATAGAAGCTTAAACTGATTGATTGGAAAATTGGGAAAATAACATACAGAGAAAACATGAATATCCCTGGAGCTAAAAAAATCCAAGGCGCTATCTTCAGTTGGTTATTTTTCCAGTAAGAATACATGCAGATTCAATATTAAAAATATTAAAAAAAAAGTCCCGTGTCAAGAATACTTGAACACGGGACATAGTAAAACCTTATTGATTAATAAAGTTTTTGACGAGCTTTTTCTAGACGCTCTAGAATTTTCTCTAAACGCTCTGGCTTAACCATGAACTCTTGAAAAGCTTCCATACCAATTGAAGCCATTTCTGCTTTTGTGTCACGATCATAGAACTGAGCAACACCACCAGGTGCGTCATTATTAAGCATATTGAACGCTTGGTTTAGGAACTTGTCATCAGTCACACCTGCGCCAGAATTTGTAGGCAGCTGACCTAACGCTTTATTCCAAGCCGTCTGAACATCAGGACGTGCAGCATATGCTAGGAAACGCTTAGCATCAACTGGGTTTTTAGCGCCAGCAGTTAGATGAATCGTATCAGTAGGTGCTTCCTCAGCCATTGGAACTCCCGGAGTAATTGCAGGGAACTGGAATAAACCTAGAGAGCTGTCATCTAGACCTAACTCTTTTAATGGAGCAACAGCAAAGTTACCCATTACATACATAGCGGCCTCACCATTAGCCATTGGAGCTAAAGCTTCCTGCCAGCTAAGTGCAGCATGATTCTCAAGGAAGAAACCACCATCAATTAGCTGTTGATAGTTTGCCATTGTTGCGCGCACTCTATCATCAGTCCAAGCAATGTCACCACTCGTTAATGCCATATGAAATTCATAACCGTTTGTACGAAGGTTTAAGTAGTCAAATACTCCACCCGCAGTCCAAAGATACTTGGTTCCAATAGTAATTGGGGTAATGCCGTTAGCTTTTAAAGTTTCACCAGCAGCCATAAACTCATCCCAATTAGTAGGAACAGCAATACCTAGGTTTTCGAAGATATCTTGACGGTAGTAGACTCCCCAGTTGTAGTAAGTGTAAGGGATACCCCATTTCTGGCCATCCATAGTCATACCTGGAGCTGAAGAAGCCATCAATGAATATAGACCTTGGTCAGCCCATACATCATCAATTGGAGCAAAAAGACCAGCTTCAACAAATGGAGCCATTCTATTTCCTGCATACCAGAAAGCAATATCAGGTGCATCAGCACTAAGGAAGTTACGTATTGCAGCCTTGTAACCTTCATGATCAAAAAGGTTATAAACAACATCTACGTCCGGGTTTTCAGCTTCAAATCCATCAATAACAGCCTGGAAAGCAGCTTTTGGTGCTGGATCTGACGTGTCACCATTGATGACGAGTGTTCCAGCAACAGCAGAAGTACCAGCCAGGATTCCAGCTAGCGCTAAAGCTATTTGATTTTTAAAAATTTTTTTCACTTTTTATCTCCTATTATTTAAAAAAGTAAACTTCTTATTGATTACATACTTGTTGTGATGAAATTCACCTAAATATGACAAATCAATAGTTAGTATACATAAATATGAATACATGTGAATATATTTGTCCAACTATTAGTACCTTGTTCCATTATATGAAACTTATCAAAAAAAACATAGTAAATTCAACAATATCACCTTCTAAAAAAAATAATCGATTAAAGTGTAAAATGGCAATATTGATTTATAGGAGATAAATATCATGGGCATGCCAGGACCATTCGAACTCATTATTATTCTAGTCATTGTGCTTCTTATTTTTGGTGGTAAAAGGCTAAAAAATATCGGTAACGAACTTGGAGGCGCTATTAAAGGCTTCAAATCATCTATGAAAGAATCTGAAAAAGATGACAAAGAAGACATCATTGAAGCAAAGGTAGAAGCTGAAGATGACTCGTCTGATAAAAAATAAACATTTTCTAAAGTATAAACTAGGATGTTTGATTTTGGCTTCTGGGAAATTGCAATAATTGGGATCATCACTCTAATTGTTGTAGGTCCAGAGAAAATGCCCTCACTTGCTCGAAAAGCAGGTCTCTACTTTGGTAAATTTAATAAATTTTTAAATAAAATTAAATCTGACATCAATGAAGAGCTAAAAGTGGATGAGTTCAAAGAGCAAGTCTCAATGGATCAAGAAAAAATATCGCTTTCAGAAGTGGCGGAGGAAGTGCGTTCCAGCATTCATTCTCTTGAAGAAGATAATTTTCTCTCGAAAGAAGACTTAAAAAAATAAATGTCTCAGCAAAAAAATCCTTCTGAAAAACTTCCACTTGTTCAGCATCTGATTGAGCTTAGAAGATCACTACTTAGATCGGTAATAGCGATTGCTATTTTCTTTTTGATACTATTTCCTTTTGCAGATGAAATCTATAACTTTATTGCTGCGCCTATTGTCCAAGCAATACCTGGCTCTAATTTGATTGCAATTGGGGTTATCTCCCCCTTTTTAACGCCTTTAAAAATGTCCTTGATATTAGCCATCTATATTGCAATGCCCTTCCTGCTTTATCAACTCTGGATGTTTGTGGCGCCAGCACTTTATCGTCATGAAAAGAGGCTGATATTGCCGCTTGTCATTTCTTCAACAATCCTATTTTATGTGGGGCTGGTATTCTCTTTCTATGTTGTTTTCCCAGTCATCTTTGGTTTTTTAGCTGGAGTCGGCCCTGAGTCTGTTAATTTTGCGCCTGATATTCAATATTATTTAGATTTTATTCTTAAAGTGTCTTTCGCTTTTGGTGTCGCCTTCGAGGTTCCAGTTGTAACAATTCTTCTTATTATCTTTGGCATTACCACAGCTGAAAAACTTAAAAAGAATCGCTCGTATATTATTATTGGTTCGTTTGTTCTTGGAATGATATTAACGCCTCCAGACGTCATATCACAATTCCTTATCGCTATTCCTATCTGGCTTCTATTTGAAGCTGGCCTAGTCTTTTCTGGTTTCTTTAAGATTCGTAATAACCAAAAACCTGTATCTCAGACCCCTTTTGACAAACCAAAAGACTGGGGGAGTAAATCTCACAATGAAATGATGGACCAAATAGAAGATGAAATGAACGAAAGTGTTGTTGGGAAACAGGATAAAAAATAAATAGAAATTTTTTTAGCTACTCAGCTGCAAATTCATCCAATATGCTATAGAGCCCTTTCTTTCTTTTCTTTGGCGCAAAACTGGCATCAATACTATTTTTGACAAGCCTTAATGCCTGGTCTTTTGAAAGGCCAAGATTGTCATAAAGCGAAACAAAATTTTCAGTCATATAGCCACCAAAATAGGAAGGGTCGTCTGAATTAACGGTTACGCATACTCCTTGTTCTAACATCTCCAGAATAGTATGGCTTGCCATCTCCTCAAAGACCTTTAATTTGACATTCGATAGCGGGCAAACAGTCAGTGGTATTTGATTATTAATTAATCGCAGCATTAGCTCTGGGTCATCAATAGCTCTTATTCCATGGTCAATTCTTTCAATATTAAGAATATCCAATGATCTCCATATATAGCTTGCTGGCCCTTCTTCACCTGCATGCGCTACTAACTTGTAGCCCATATCTTTAGCAGCACTAAAAACATTTGAAAATTTTTCAGGTGGGTTGCCTTTTTCAGAGCTATCTAGACCAACACCATATATATAGTCAGTATATTCTGCTGAATTTTTTAAAGTTTCAATTGCACTCGTCTCATCCAAATGCCTCAAGAAGCACATAATGAGCTTAGATGAAATTCCAAGTCGCTCTTCAGCATCCGCAAGAGCGTCTGAAATGCCATTAATTACAACTTTAAATGGAACGCCTCTATCTGTGTGTGTTTGAGGATCAAAGAAAGGCTCAACATGAAGAACATTTTGCTCTTTACACTTTAATAAGTATGCCCAAGTCAAGTCATAAAAGTCCTGCTCATGAAGAAGCACTTGAGCACCCTGATAGTAGATATCAAGAAAATCTTGAAGATTAGAAAATTGATACGCCTCTTTAACTTCATTGACACCACTAAAATTTAATGGAATAGAATTTCTTTTAGCTAACTCAAACATTAACTCTGGCTCAAGCGTTCCTTCTAAATGAACATGAAGCTCAATTTTAGGTAACTCGTTTAGCCAACTGTGGGAGATTTCAGACATAGGAACTCAAATAAAAATAATTCTATAGATATTACTATAAAGGATTAATACTAACAAAAATATTTTTAATTTGGGAATTGGCTTTCAATACCTTCAACATAAAACTGCATTCCCATTAAGTCAGCAATTGGAGCAGTCTCACCTGCTCCTAGCCATGGCGTTCCATCTTGTTTATTAATTGGCCCAGTAAATGGATCAACTTTTTCCATAGCAAAATCAATGATTGCTTTCATTGCGTCATTCTTAATGTCAGTAGGTATTTTTTGATTCATCGGTGCAAACTTAACCATCCCTTGTTTAATCCCTTCAAAAGAATCTGCTGAAGTCCAAGTACCATCCCTAACAGCCTTTACTCGCTCAACATAATAAGGACCCCAATCATTAATAATGCCTGTCAGTTGTGCATTTGGGCCCCATTTACGCATATCAGAAGCCTGGCCAAATGCAAATACTCCCTTATCTTCTGCAGTTGTCATTACAGCAGTCGAAGCGGTATGCTGAAAAAGTACATCTGCGCCTTGAGCAATGAGAGCATTTGCAGCATTTGATTCCTTACCTGGGTCAAACCATGTATAGACCCATATAATCTTCATCTCAATATTAGGATTAACGGACTTAGCAGCTAGAAAAGCAGAATTAATATCTCGAATTACCTCTGGAATTGGAAATGATGCAACCCATCCAATAATATTATTCTTTGTCATCCCACCCGCAATTCTCCCTAGAACGTGCCTTCCTTCATAAAATTTAGCTTGGTAGTTCGCCACATTCTTAGAAGGCATATAACCAGTTGCATGCTCAAACTTAACATTAGGATAACGCTTTGCAACATTTGCAGTAGGATTCATGTAACCGAATGATGTTGTAAAAACTATGTCATTTTTTCGAGCAAGACTTGTAATAACGCGTTCAGAGTCTGAATCTTCAGGAACATTCTCTACTTCAGTTATGATCACATCATCACCCAAAACTTTTTTTAAGTGGATAACTCCATTGTGATGAGCATATGTCCATCCATGATCACCAATTGGGGTTACGTAGACAAAAGCTGCCTTGACCGGAGTTGCGAAGATATTTGTTGAAATTGACATGAGGGAGGTTAATAGAGAAAACATCAAAGTTCTAATTATTATTTTAGACATATAAATTTTTTTGTTACGTTATTGATAAAAAAAATCGCGCCTCAAGTATACCCTTGAGACGCGATTTTTATTTTAATTAAATGGACTTTTTCTTAGTTCGGGTACTTACTGTCAATACCTTCTACATAGAAATCCATAGTTAGTAGATCTGGGTAGTTTGGAGGAGTTTCACCTTCAGCTAACCATGGAGAACCATCTTGCTTATTAATTGGTCCTGTAAATGGATGAATAGCACCCATAGACAAGTCAATAATTGTTTTCATAGCTTCATTTTTAACATCAATAGGCATATTTTGGTTCATTGGAGCAAATTTAACCATACCTTGCTTCACGCCATCAAATACGTCAACTGACTCCCAAGTCCCATCTTTTACAGCTTGAACTCTATCAAGGTAGTAAGGACCCCAGTCATCAATGATTCCAGTTAACTGAGCGTTCATACCCCATTCACGCATATCAGATGCTTGACCAAATGCATGAATACCTTTCTCCTCAGCAACCGTCATTGGAGCAGTAGAGTCAGTATGCTGCATTAAGATATCAGCGCCTTGTGCGATTAGAGCATTTGCTGCGTCCGCCTCTTTGCCTGGATCGTACCAAGTGTATACCCAAACGATTTTCATTGTTACATCAGGGTTAACAGATTTAGCCGCTAAATATGCTGAATTAATACCTCTAATTACTTCAGGAATTGGGAAAGAAGCAATGTAACCAATTACATTATTCTTTGTCATTCTTCCAGCAATCTTGCCAATAACATGTCTACCCTCATAAAATCTTGCTGAGTAAACTGAAACGTTATCTTCACGCATATATCCTGTTGCATGCTCAAACTTTACATTTGGATAGCGTTTAGCAACTTTAATAGTTGGATTCATGTAACCAAATGACGTTGTAAAAATAATATCATTTTTACGTGCAAGGCTAGTAATAACACGCTCAGAGTCAGAGTTCTCTTCAACACTCTCCACTGTTGTTATGATTACATCATCACCCATCTTTTCTTTTACATATTTTGCACCTTGGTCATGTGCAAAAGTCCATCCATGATCTCCTGTTGGACCAATATATACAAAAGCGGCTTTAACAGGATCAGCAGAGACACTCCCAGTGAATGCGAGAACCACGCTTAAAATCGAGAGCTTTAAGACACTCGAAAATCTTCGATTAGACATACTTTTTCTCCTTTTAGTTATTTAACAAATTTTCTTACTTCTTCTTACTTTTTTACAAATAAATTCAGCAAACTAAGTTGTTGAATGAAATATTCTACCCAAACAATTAGGAACTGTGCGATTTGTTTTATTTTTTAACCTCATTCTTAAACTAACCAGAATAACAATGGTAGCCAGGTAAGGTAGCATCGATAAGTATTGGGCACTAATCCTAATATCAAAACCCTGTGCATGAAGCTGAAGAACTGTAATTCCACCAAATAATACTGCACCTAAGATTACTCTAAACGGCTGCCATGAAGCAAAAACAACCAATCCTATTGCAATCCAACCTCTTCCAGCAGTCATCCCTTCACCCCAAATAGGTACCTGAACAAGGGACAAGAAAGCTCCACCAAGTCCAGCCATTGCACCTCCAAATAAAATCGCCATAAAACGATAAAGAACAACATTATGGCCAATAGCATGAGCAGCATCATGGTTATCACCTATCGCACGCAAAATTAAACCTTGTTTAGTTTTAAATAAAAACCACCAAACTATATAAACCATAAAAAATGCAAGGTAAATAAGTGGATTAAGCGAAAAAAGCGATGGCCCTATATACGGTATTTCAGACAGTATTGGAATATAGATTGGACCAATAAGGTCGATTGTTACCTCGGTGTACTCTCTTCCGGCAAATGCAGCAAAACCTAATCCAAAAAGGGTTAGTGCTAGTCCAGTTGCTACCTGGTTGGTTAGTAAAAATTGAGTTAAAAAAGCGAAAATTGAGGCAATTACCATTCCAGCTACAAGTGCTGCAAGAACAGCTAAATAAGCATTATTAGTATGAGATATAACAACGAAACCAAGAAGAGCTCCGACAATCATCATACCCTCAACACCTAGGTTTAAAACTCCTGAACGCTCAACCAATAGTGCTCCTATAGCCGCAAAAATAAGGGGCGCTGAAGCAACCATTATTCCAATAAATATTTCAATTAACAAGTTTTCAATCATAGTCTTTAATTATTTTTTTTAAAAAGGACAACTTTGTATTTAATTAATATGTCGCATGCTAGAAAATAAAAAAGAAGCATGCCTTGAAAAATTTGAGTTATTGAGCTCGGTAAATTGTAATCTATTTGAACATTTTCACCTCCCACATAGCTCAGTGCAATAAGTAGTGCTGAAAACAATATCCCAACGGGATGAAGCCGTGCTAGAAAGGCTACAATAATTGCAGTGAAGCCATAAAATTGAGGCAGACCCGGAGTGAGCTGCCCTGCTGGACCTGATGCTTCAAATAAGCCAGCGAGTCCCGCCAAACCTCCAGAGATCAATAAGGAGTACCATACAGTCTTATTATCATCAAAACCTGCAAATTTAGCTGCTCGAGGTGCACTTCCAGAGATTTTAATTTGCATTCCAAACATATGCTTCTTTATTCCAAACCATGCTAAGAATGAGAGAAGAATTGCAACAATCAAGCCAATATGTAAGCGGGTGCTTTCCCAGATGATAGGCAGCATTGCGCTATCATGAAACATTCGACTTTCTGGAAAATTAAAACCTGATGGATTTCTTAAGGGTCCTTGGAGCATAGCTTGTAAAAACAATACAGCAACATAAGTCAACATTAAGGTTACAAGAATTTCATTAACCTGATATTTGATACGAAGGAAAGCAGCGATACTTGCATAAAGCATTCCACCAAGAATGCCAGCTATAGCCATCAATGGTAAAAGCCAAAAGCCTTCAACATTATAGAAATACAGTCCAACGGTGCCACCCGCAATACCGCCCATTACAAATTGACCTTCTGCTCCAATATTCCAAATTCCGGCTCTAAAGCCGATCGACAAACCAAGTCCAATAATCATCAATGGAGTTGCTTTGACTAGGAGCTCAGAGAAATAGTATGAATCCAGAAGGGGCTCAGCAAATAATGTGAAAAATACGCTAGAAACTGGAATATCTTCTAAGATAAAAAGGAAGATGACTAATGCAGAGAGTGCAGTAAGTGTAAGCGCAATGATTGGTGATAATATGATCATCGCTTTTGAGTTTTCTGCTCTTGGAATTAGTTTGATCATGATTTATGACCTCCTACCATCAGCTGTGAAATTTTCTCTAAGCCACCTTTTTTCATATCGACTGCTTCTGAAAGACTACCCTCTGAAAGAACATGAATTTGTTCACATAGACTTAAAATTTCATCCAAATCTTGGGAGATAATTAAAACTGCAGACCCTTGATCTGCCAGGGATATTAAAGATTGATGAATGTTGTTGGCTGACCCTGCGTCAACGCCCCATGTTGGCTGAGCAACTATTATTAGTTTTGGTTTTCTAATGAGCTCCCTTCCCACCATAAATTTCTGTAAATTTCCCCCAGATAAGGATTTGGCAAGCATTCTACTTGAGGGAGTTTGGACATCAAAGTCACTTATCACTTGATCTGAAAAACGCGTAACAGCCTTCCAATCAATAACACCATTCGATGTCATTCCTTCAGACTCTGGTCGACTCAATAACATATTCTCATCAAGTGTCATATCTGGAACGGCGCCATGACCTAGTCGCTCCTCAGGAACAAAAAACATCGAAAGTTGTCTTCTTTCGTGCGAGTTTAGTGAACCAATGTCTTCACCATCAAAAGTCAAAACATTATCTGCAGATGACTTTTCACCTATGAGAAGCTCCATTAATTCGTCTTGCCCATTTCCCGCAACTCCTGCAATTCCAACGATACTTCCTTGTTTCATTGTTAAAGAGATATCATGCAAGTGAACGCCATACATGTCGTCACTTTTACGACTTAAATTTTTAATTGAGAAGATATCTGAACCAATATTAATATTAGTTCTGGCCAATTCTGTTAGTTTTTTTCCAATCATCATTTCAGCGAGCTCTTTTTGAGTGTGCTCTTGTGGAATGCAGCTTTGGACTAACTTTCCTCCTCTTAAGATTGTAGCTTCAATACAGATCTCGCGAACCTCTTCAAGTTTGTGAGAAATATATAAAATAGCACAGCCATCGTCAGCAAGTTTATTAAGTGTCAAAAAGAGATCGGAAACTTCCTGTGGGGTTAAAACAGAAGTGGGTTCATCCATAATAAGAAGCTTCGGATTTTGAATTAAACATCGAATAATTTCTACTCTCTGGCGCTCACCTACAGAGAGGTCTCCAACAACTTGTTGGGGATTAACATCGAGGCCATATTGCTTTGAGTATTTTAAGATCTCATCTGTAAAGTTTTCATTTAGACCGACTTTATCAAGGCCCAAGATAATGTTTTCTTCAACCGTCAGAGACTCAAATAAAGAGAAATGCTGGAACACCATTGCAATACCATTCTCTCTGGCCTCAAAAGGACTCTTTGGACTGTACTTCTCACCAGCCCATTTCATCTGACCTGCATCTGGCATCAAGGAGCCATAGATAATCTTTACTAGGGTGGATTTGCCTGCACCATTCTCCCCAAGCAGTGCGTGAATGGATGAACTCTTAATACTTAAAGAGACATCGTCATTCGCCTTAAGGTCTCCATAAGATTTAGTGATATTTGAAATTTCTAATTGATACTTCATGATAATTCAGATTGTTTTTTATTTTCAATAAAATTAATCAAATCCATTGCTATTGTTATGGCAATAGAGGTGGGTGATTTT
This sequence is a window from Candidatus Pseudothioglobus singularis PS1. Protein-coding genes within it:
- a CDS encoding ABC transporter substrate-binding protein; protein product: MKKIFKNQIALALAGILAGTSAVAGTLVINGDTSDPAPKAAFQAVIDGFEAENPDVDVVYNLFDHEGYKAAIRNFLSADAPDIAFWYAGNRMAPFVEAGLFAPIDDVWADQGLYSLMASSAPGMTMDGQKWGIPYTYYNWGVYYRQDIFENLGIAVPTNWDEFMAAGETLKANGITPITIGTKYLWTAGGVFDYLNLRTNGYEFHMALTSGDIAWTDDRVRATMANYQQLIDGGFFLENHAALSWQEALAPMANGEAAMYVMGNFAVAPLKELGLDDSSLGLFQFPAITPGVPMAEEAPTDTIHLTAGAKNPVDAKRFLAYAARPDVQTAWNKALGQLPTNSGAGVTDDKFLNQAFNMLNNDAPGGVAQFYDRDTKAEMASIGMEAFQEFMVKPERLEKILERLEKARQKLY
- a CDS encoding BMP family ABC transporter substrate-binding protein, yielding MSNRRFSSVLKLSILSVVLAFTGSVSADPVKAAFVYIGPTGDHGWTFAHDQGAKYVKEKMGDDVIITTVESVEENSDSERVITSLARKNDIIFTTSFGYMNPTIKVAKRYPNVKFEHATGYMREDNVSVYSARFYEGRHVIGKIAGRMTKNNVIGYIASFPIPEVIRGINSAYLAAKSVNPDVTMKIVWVYTWYDPGKEADAANALIAQGADILMQHTDSTAPMTVAEEKGIHAFGQASDMREWGMNAQLTGIIDDWGPYYLDRVQAVKDGTWESVDVFDGVKQGMVKFAPMNQNMPIDVKNEAMKTIIDLSMGAIHPFTGPINKQDGSPWLAEGETPPNYPDLLTMDFYVEGIDSKYPN
- the tatB gene encoding Sec-independent protein translocase protein TatB, with the protein product MFDFGFWEIAIIGIITLIVVGPEKMPSLARKAGLYFGKFNKFLNKIKSDINEELKVDEFKEQVSMDQEKISLSEVAEEVRSSIHSLEEDNFLSKEDLKK
- a CDS encoding ABC transporter permease, giving the protein MIENLLIEIFIGIMVASAPLIFAAIGALLVERSGVLNLGVEGMMIVGALLGFVVISHTNNAYLAVLAALVAGMVIASIFAFLTQFLLTNQVATGLALTLFGLGFAAFAGREYTEVTIDLIGPIYIPILSEIPYIGPSLFSLNPLIYLAFFMVYIVWWFLFKTKQGLILRAIGDNHDAAHAIGHNVVLYRFMAILFGGAMAGLGGAFLSLVQVPIWGEGMTAGRGWIAIGLVVFASWQPFRVILGAVLFGGITVLQLHAQGFDIRISAQYLSMLPYLATIVILVSLRMRLKNKTNRTVPNCLGRIFHSTT
- a CDS encoding ABC transporter ATP-binding protein, producing the protein MKYQLEISNITKSYGDLKANDDVSLSIKSSSIHALLGENGAGKSTLVKIIYGSLMPDAGQMKWAGEKYSPKSPFEARENGIAMVFQHFSLFESLTVEENIILGLDKVGLNENFTDEILKYSKQYGLDVNPQQVVGDLSVGERQRVEIIRCLIQNPKLLIMDEPTSVLTPQEVSDLFLTLNKLADDGCAILYISHKLEEVREICIEATILRGGKLVQSCIPQEHTQKELAEMMIGKKLTELARTNINIGSDIFSIKNLSRKSDDMYGVHLHDISLTMKQGSIVGIAGVAGNGQDELMELLIGEKSSADNVLTFDGEDIGSLNSHERRQLSMFFVPEERLGHGAVPDMTLDENMLLSRPESEGMTSNGVIDWKAVTRFSDQVISDFDVQTPSSRMLAKSLSGGNLQKFMVGRELIRKPKLIIVAQPTWGVDAGSANNIHQSLISLADQGSAVLIISQDLDEILSLCEQIHVLSEGSLSEAVDMKKGGLEKISQLMVGGHKS
- a CDS encoding adenosine deaminase produces the protein MSEISHSWLNELPKIELHVHLEGTLEPELMFELAKRNSIPLNFSGVNEVKEAYQFSNLQDFLDIYYQGAQVLLHEQDFYDLTWAYLLKCKEQNVLHVEPFFDPQTHTDRGVPFKVVINGISDALADAEERLGISSKLIMCFLRHLDETSAIETLKNSAEYTDYIYGVGLDSSEKGNPPEKFSNVFSAAKDMGYKLVAHAGEEGPASYIWRSLDILNIERIDHGIRAIDDPELMLRLINNQIPLTVCPLSNVKLKVFEEMASHTILEMLEQGVCVTVNSDDPSYFGGYMTENFVSLYDNLGLSKDQALRLVKNSIDASFAPKKRKKGLYSILDEFAAE
- a CDS encoding BMP family ABC transporter substrate-binding protein produces the protein MSISTNIFATPVKAAFVYVTPIGDHGWTYAHHNGVIHLKKVLGDDVIITEVENVPEDSDSERVITSLARKNDIVFTTSFGYMNPTANVAKRYPNVKFEHATGYMPSKNVANYQAKFYEGRHVLGRIAGGMTKNNIIGWVASFPIPEVIRDINSAFLAAKSVNPNIEMKIIWVYTWFDPGKESNAANALIAQGADVLFQHTASTAVMTTAEDKGVFAFGQASDMRKWGPNAQLTGIINDWGPYYVERVKAVRDGTWTSADSFEGIKQGMVKFAPMNQKIPTDIKNDAMKAIIDFAMEKVDPFTGPINKQDGTPWLGAGETAPIADLMGMQFYVEGIESQFPN
- a CDS encoding carbohydrate ABC transporter permease; its protein translation is MYSYWKNNQLKIAPWIFLAPGIFMFSLYVIFPIFQSISLSFYQWNGLGTKTYIGVENYIELMDDEYFFVSLKNNVIWLVLYLLAVPAGLFAALFLNQTVRGIRIYKSIFFFPFVISQVVVGLVFSWFYDPSNGLLNIILEFFGFDTIAILAEEDYVTYGIIAAGLWPQTAYCMILYLTGLNSVDPEQIEAGRIDNARGWRMLWYVILPQLKPATFIAVVVTIIGALRSFDLIDIMTGGGPWGSSRVLAYYMYEKAFSEYGFRMGYGAAIAVVLLLIMMIYIAMILYRLYKDEKGG
- the tatC gene encoding twin-arginine translocase subunit TatC; this translates as MSQQKNPSEKLPLVQHLIELRRSLLRSVIAIAIFFLILFPFADEIYNFIAAPIVQAIPGSNLIAIGVISPFLTPLKMSLILAIYIAMPFLLYQLWMFVAPALYRHEKRLILPLVISSTILFYVGLVFSFYVVFPVIFGFLAGVGPESVNFAPDIQYYLDFILKVSFAFGVAFEVPVVTILLIIFGITTAEKLKKNRSYIIIGSFVLGMILTPPDVISQFLIAIPIWLLFEAGLVFSGFFKIRNNQKPVSQTPFDKPKDWGSKSHNEMMDQIEDEMNESVVGKQDKK
- a CDS encoding ABC transporter permease, yielding MIKLIPRAENSKAMIILSPIIALTLTALSALVIFLFILEDIPVSSVFFTLFAEPLLDSYYFSELLVKATPLMIIGLGLSIGFRAGIWNIGAEGQFVMGGIAGGTVGLYFYNVEGFWLLPLMAIAGILGGMLYASIAAFLRIKYQVNEILVTLMLTYVAVLFLQAMLQGPLRNPSGFNFPESRMFHDSAMLPIIWESTRLHIGLIVAILLSFLAWFGIKKHMFGMQIKISGSAPRAAKFAGFDDNKTVWYSLLISGGLAGLAGLFEASGPAGQLTPGLPQFYGFTAIIVAFLARLHPVGILFSALLIALSYVGGENVQIDYNLPSSITQIFQGMLLFYFLACDILIKYKVVLFKKNN
- the tatA gene encoding twin-arginine translocase TatA/TatE family subunit, with the protein product MGMPGPFELIIILVIVLLIFGGKRLKNIGNELGGAIKGFKSSMKESEKDDKEDIIEAKVEAEDDSSDKK